In Neisseriaceae bacterium CLB008, one genomic interval encodes:
- a CDS encoding ABC transporter permease produces MVVHLFGKLWQWLWVGLVLLPIGVIVASYQQIDQAIWAHLLDFQLLTLLSNTFLLLLGVGLGVVLLGTSSAWLTAVYQFPGRGLFFWALMLPLALPAYVMAFSQLGLFDYTGPISTYLRERWQFQNGLPEIRHAGGVIAVMSLAFYPYVYLLARNAFSSMGQRALEVGASLGLNPWQAFFKVALPMARPWIVGGMVLALMETLADFGTVAIFNYDTFTTAIYQAWFAFYSLETAKQLASLLILLVFVLLLLEQHRRRQRRFTQTGRAQAALRRPLHGGRAWLASGYCGLLFLIAFVLPVAQLVYWAIGTWDNAFETDLWQYAWHSFVLALGAAFLVLVAALGLALSKRANPGRQSLWLTRIATLGYAIPGTVLAVGVFVPIAWLDHLVIEQFGLGESGGAWLKGSLAALFLAYALRFMAVAFAAVEAGLERIAPHQEEAARTLGVHGVGLLRRVYLPLLQGALGTAMLMVFVDVMKEMPITLMMRPFDWDTLAVRIFNFTTEGQYDLAAWPSLLIVITGFVPILLFSRTEQSA; encoded by the coding sequence ATGGTGGTTCATCTTTTCGGTAAGCTGTGGCAATGGTTGTGGGTGGGTTTGGTGCTGTTGCCCATTGGGGTTATTGTGGCGTCGTATCAACAAATTGATCAGGCCATTTGGGCACACCTGTTGGATTTTCAATTGCTCACCTTATTGAGCAATACCTTTTTACTGCTCCTTGGCGTTGGCTTGGGCGTGGTGTTATTGGGCACCAGCAGCGCTTGGCTGACGGCGGTGTATCAGTTTCCTGGGCGCGGCCTCTTTTTTTGGGCTTTAATGCTGCCTTTGGCCTTGCCGGCTTATGTGATGGCCTTTAGCCAGCTGGGGCTGTTTGACTATACTGGCCCTATCAGTACGTATTTACGCGAACGCTGGCAGTTTCAAAACGGTTTGCCTGAGATACGCCATGCTGGTGGGGTGATCGCTGTCATGAGCCTGGCGTTTTATCCCTATGTGTATTTGCTGGCGCGCAACGCCTTTTCCAGCATGGGCCAGCGAGCTTTAGAAGTTGGCGCAAGCCTAGGCCTGAATCCATGGCAGGCCTTTTTTAAGGTGGCTTTGCCCATGGCTAGGCCTTGGATTGTGGGCGGCATGGTGCTGGCGCTGATGGAAACCTTGGCGGATTTTGGCACCGTCGCCATTTTTAATTACGACACGTTTACCACGGCGATTTATCAGGCGTGGTTTGCTTTTTATTCATTAGAAACGGCCAAACAGCTGGCTTCTTTATTGATTTTGCTGGTGTTTGTCTTGCTTTTGCTGGAGCAACATCGCCGTCGTCAGCGTCGCTTTACCCAAACCGGTCGGGCTCAGGCCGCGCTGCGGCGGCCGCTGCATGGTGGGCGCGCTTGGTTGGCTAGCGGCTATTGTGGGTTGTTATTTTTGATCGCCTTTGTGCTGCCCGTGGCGCAGCTAGTCTATTGGGCCATCGGGACGTGGGACAATGCTTTTGAAACCGACTTGTGGCAATATGCCTGGCACTCTTTTGTGTTGGCCTTGGGCGCCGCCTTTTTGGTGCTGGTGGCAGCGCTCGGTTTGGCCTTGTCTAAACGGGCTAATCCTGGGCGGCAGAGCCTTTGGCTGACCCGTATCGCGACTTTGGGCTATGCCATTCCAGGGACGGTGTTGGCCGTCGGTGTGTTTGTGCCCATTGCCTGGCTGGATCATCTAGTGATCGAACAGTTTGGCTTAGGCGAGTCGGGCGGGGCTTGGTTAAAAGGCAGCCTGGCGGCACTGTTCTTGGCCTATGCCCTACGCTTTATGGCGGTGGCGTTCGCCGCGGTTGAGGCTGGACTCGAGCGCATTGCCCCACATCAAGAAGAGGCGGCACGCACGCTGGGCGTGCATGGCGTGGGCCTGTTGCGGCGGGTTTATCTGCCGCTCTTACAAGGGGCGCTGGGCACGGCCATGCTGATGGTGTTTGTGGACGTGATGAAGGAAATGCCGATCACCTTGATGATGCGTCCTTTTGATTGGGACACCTTGGCGGTGCGTATTTTCAACTTCACTACCGAAGGCCAATATGATTTAGCGGCCTGGCCTTCTTTATTGATTGTGATCACTGGGTTTGTGCCCATTCTCTTATTTTCTCGGACGGAGCAATCGGCCTAA
- a CDS encoding ABC transporter ATP-binding protein — MWLSVQDLSVELGHQKIIHGLSLALAEGEIACLLGPSGCGKTTALRSIAGFETLCEGRISLGGEVLADAQTKRHVAAHQRAVGMVFQDYALFPHLSVADNVAFGLGAWSKAQRRQRVDELLALVGLKTQATAYPHQLSGGQQQRVSLARALAPKPKLLLLDEPFSNLDADLRTSLAQEVRLVLKQEGITAILVTHDQQEAFAFADQIGLIDRGRLQQWGRPMALYQQPINKTVAQFLGQGSWLRAEVVGERQLRFAFGEYQHDFPHGLALGAQLDVLVRPHELRYEAQSEASTQVLSSVFQGDRVRHSLRLGSGENVQVDWPSQHEGLVGVSLRLAQVIAFAIE; from the coding sequence ATGTGGTTAAGCGTACAAGATCTCAGCGTTGAGCTGGGGCATCAAAAAATCATTCATGGCTTAAGCCTAGCCTTGGCCGAGGGCGAAATTGCCTGTTTGTTGGGGCCCTCTGGCTGCGGTAAAACCACGGCGCTGCGCAGCATCGCCGGTTTTGAAACCTTGTGTGAAGGGCGCATCAGCCTCGGTGGTGAGGTATTGGCCGATGCCCAGACTAAGCGACACGTGGCCGCACATCAGCGGGCCGTGGGCATGGTGTTTCAAGACTATGCTTTATTCCCTCATTTGAGCGTGGCCGACAATGTGGCGTTTGGCCTTGGCGCTTGGTCTAAGGCGCAGCGCCGGCAAAGGGTGGATGAGCTGTTGGCCTTAGTAGGCTTAAAGACGCAGGCGACGGCCTATCCACATCAGCTTTCTGGAGGTCAGCAGCAGCGGGTTTCGCTGGCGCGGGCTTTGGCGCCTAAGCCTAAGCTATTGTTGCTAGACGAACCTTTTTCCAATTTAGACGCCGATTTGCGCACCAGCTTAGCGCAAGAAGTCAGGCTGGTGCTCAAGCAAGAAGGCATCACCGCCATCTTGGTGACCCATGACCAGCAAGAAGCTTTTGCGTTTGCTGATCAGATAGGCTTGATTGATCGGGGCCGTTTGCAGCAATGGGGTCGTCCGATGGCTTTGTATCAGCAGCCGATAAACAAAACCGTGGCGCAGTTTTTAGGTCAGGGCAGCTGGTTAAGGGCTGAGGTGGTGGGGGAGCGGCAGCTGCGCTTTGCTTTTGGCGAATACCAACATGATTTCCCCCATGGCTTGGCGTTGGGCGCTCAGCTGGATGTTTTGGTACGGCCGCATGAGCTGCGGTATGAGGCGCAATCTGAAGCATCGACACAGGTCTTGAGCAGCGTGTTTCAAGGTGATCGGGTACGCCATAGCCTGCGTTTGGGCAGCGGTGAAAACGTTCAAGTCGACTGGCCGAGCCAACACGAGGGCCTGGTGGGGGTAAGCCTCAGGTTGGCTCAGGTGATTGCTTTTGCGATTGAGTAA
- a CDS encoding extracellular solute-binding protein codes for MSKFWMLSLAVLGTTPVLAQDLVVYSSRAEQLLQPIVAKYKQETGVNVKLVSDKEGPLMEKMRAEGKNSPADVLITVDGGNLWQASQMGLLQPIQSKVLNGNVPSHLRDPKNEWFGLSVRARTIFYNTDKVKPEQLSSYADLANSQWQGKLCLRTSKKVYNQSLVAMHIADVGVPKTEQMVKGWVKNLATPPFADDTALLEAIAAGRCDVGIANTYYYGRLMEKKPNLAVGIFWADQKGKGTHVNISGAGVAKYTKNKAEAQKFIEWLSSDKAQNLFADLNMEYPVNPKIKPDAKVAKWGSFKQNVINVSNAGSKQKQAVMLMDRAGYR; via the coding sequence ATGTCTAAGTTCTGGATGTTGTCTTTGGCTGTGCTTGGTACCACCCCCGTATTGGCGCAAGACCTCGTGGTGTATTCTTCTCGTGCAGAACAGCTGTTACAGCCCATCGTGGCCAAATACAAGCAAGAAACGGGCGTCAACGTTAAATTGGTTTCTGATAAAGAAGGCCCGCTGATGGAGAAAATGCGTGCCGAAGGCAAAAACTCTCCAGCCGACGTATTGATTACCGTTGATGGCGGCAACCTATGGCAAGCCAGCCAAATGGGCCTGCTTCAACCCATCCAATCAAAAGTGCTCAATGGCAATGTGCCCTCACACCTACGTGACCCTAAAAATGAATGGTTTGGCCTATCGGTTCGTGCCCGCACCATTTTCTACAACACCGACAAGGTGAAGCCTGAACAGCTGTCTTCTTATGCCGATTTGGCCAATAGCCAATGGCAGGGCAAGCTCTGTTTACGCACCTCTAAAAAAGTGTATAACCAATCCCTAGTGGCCATGCACATTGCCGACGTTGGCGTGCCCAAAACCGAACAAATGGTGAAGGGCTGGGTTAAAAACCTTGCCACCCCACCTTTTGCTGACGACACGGCCCTATTAGAAGCCATCGCCGCTGGCCGTTGCGACGTGGGCATTGCCAATACCTACTATTATGGCCGCCTGATGGAGAAGAAACCCAACCTAGCCGTCGGCATTTTCTGGGCCGACCAAAAAGGCAAAGGCACCCACGTGAACATTTCGGGCGCCGGCGTGGCCAAATACACCAAGAACAAAGCCGAAGCCCAAAAATTCATCGAATGGCTTTCTAGCGATAAGGCCCAAAACCTCTTCGCAGACTTAAACATGGAATATCCAGTCAACCCTAAAATCAAACCCGACGCCAAAGTCGCCAAATGGGGCAGCTTCAAGCAAAACGTCATCAACGTGTCCAATGCTGGCAGCAAGCAAAAGCAAGCCGTAATGCTGATGGACCGAGCAGGCTACCGCTAA
- the phnC gene encoding phosphonate ABC transporter ATP-binding protein yields MTAISIQSLNKNFARKQVLFDVDLDIPTGQMTALLGPSGSGKSTLLRHINGLTVASTGKVTVNQAVIQDQGRMAKDARRHRAKIGFIFQQFNLVSRLSVLDNVLIGALGRLSNTRSFLRWFTKEEKQKALACLARVGLAELAQQRASTLSGGQQQRVAIAKVLMQEADIILADEPIASLDPEAAKTVMQTLRDINRVDGKTVIVTLHQVDYARQYCDVTAALKKGRVKYYGDMASMQPSFLEALYGQDDMVLAPVAKPAETALNFQLS; encoded by the coding sequence ATGACCGCTATTTCAATTCAATCACTCAATAAGAACTTTGCCCGTAAGCAGGTTTTATTTGACGTTGATTTAGACATTCCCACCGGGCAAATGACGGCTTTACTGGGGCCTTCTGGCTCAGGTAAGTCAACCCTATTACGCCACATTAATGGCTTAACCGTGGCCAGCACCGGCAAGGTGACGGTCAATCAGGCGGTGATTCAAGACCAAGGCCGTATGGCAAAAGATGCGCGTCGCCACCGCGCCAAAATCGGTTTTATTTTCCAACAGTTTAATTTGGTGTCGCGCTTATCGGTGCTGGACAACGTATTGATTGGGGCCTTGGGGCGCTTATCCAATACGCGCAGCTTTCTGCGCTGGTTCACCAAGGAAGAAAAGCAAAAGGCTTTGGCCTGCCTGGCACGCGTGGGTTTGGCCGAGCTGGCGCAGCAGCGCGCTTCGACGCTGTCTGGCGGCCAACAGCAGAGGGTGGCGATTGCCAAGGTGTTGATGCAAGAAGCCGACATTATTTTGGCCGATGAGCCGATTGCGTCTTTAGACCCTGAGGCGGCTAAGACGGTGATGCAGACCTTACGCGACATCAATCGAGTCGATGGCAAAACCGTCATCGTGACGCTGCATCAAGTGGATTACGCCCGTCAATATTGTGACGTCACCGCGGCTTTGAAGAAGGGTCGAGTGAAATATTACGGCGACATGGCCAGCATGCAGCCAAGCTTTTTAGAGGCGCTGTATGGGCAAGACGACATGGTCTTGGCACCCGTGGCCAAGCCCGCAGAAACCGCATTGAATTTCCAATTAAGTTAA
- the phnD gene encoding phosphonate ABC transporter substrate-binding protein, producing the protein MFTSVTATLKSLGLVSLSALTLMACAPQDQGSSAEAKSEPAEAAAKTELNFGIINTESSQNLKQDWAPLLADLSKATGMKVNPFFASDYAGVIQAMRFGKVDMAWYGNKSAMEAVDRADGEVFAQVVYSDGSTGYTSLVIANKDSELTSEKDMLAKAGELTFGNGDPNSTSGYLVPAYYLFGKNNVNAADIFKRTLNANHESNAMAVANKQLDVATFNSNGWEMMQARQPQIIAKLKVLWESPKIDSDPLVWRTDMAPELKTKVKDFFLSYGATPEQKAILTKLSWSKFQPSDNSQLNAVRELEAFKQEMGKKAK; encoded by the coding sequence ATGTTTACAAGCGTTACGGCAACTTTAAAATCTTTGGGTTTGGTGTCTTTGTCGGCTTTGACCTTGATGGCCTGTGCCCCTCAAGACCAGGGCAGTAGTGCAGAAGCCAAGTCTGAGCCGGCTGAGGCTGCGGCGAAAACCGAATTGAATTTCGGCATCATCAATACCGAGTCGTCGCAAAACCTAAAGCAAGACTGGGCCCCACTCTTGGCCGATTTGAGTAAGGCCACTGGCATGAAGGTGAATCCTTTTTTTGCCTCTGATTATGCGGGCGTGATTCAGGCCATGCGTTTTGGCAAGGTGGACATGGCCTGGTACGGCAATAAATCGGCGATGGAAGCGGTTGATCGCGCCGATGGCGAAGTGTTTGCGCAAGTGGTGTACAGCGATGGCAGTACGGGTTACACCAGTTTGGTGATTGCCAATAAAGACAGTGAGTTAACCTCGGAAAAAGACATGTTGGCGAAGGCGGGTGAGCTGACCTTTGGCAACGGCGACCCTAATTCAACTTCAGGCTATCTGGTGCCGGCCTATTATTTATTTGGCAAAAACAACGTCAACGCCGCCGATATTTTCAAGCGAACCTTAAACGCCAACCACGAAAGCAACGCCATGGCCGTGGCCAATAAGCAGCTAGACGTGGCCACCTTTAACAGCAATGGCTGGGAAATGATGCAAGCGCGTCAGCCGCAGATCATTGCCAAATTAAAAGTGTTGTGGGAATCCCCCAAGATTGATTCAGACCCATTGGTGTGGCGCACCGACATGGCGCCAGAGCTGAAAACCAAGGTGAAGGATTTCTTCTTGAGCTACGGCGCCACCCCAGAACAAAAAGCCATTTTAACCAAGCTGAGCTGGTCTAAATTCCAACCTTCAGACAACAGCCAGCTGAATGCGGTGCGTGAACTGGAAGCGTTTAAGCAAGAAATGGGAAAGAAAGCCAAATAA
- the phnE gene encoding phosphonate ABC transporter, permease protein PhnE, producing MDALTLNSAPNRFKKWFNLLLTGLVLAVLTLSWQGSEMAPLKLITDADNMWVMVGDFFPPDFTHWREYLDEIVVTLYIAIWGTLLGIVFAVPLGLLCAANMAPIWVQQIVRRLMDATRSINEMVFAMIFVAAVGLGPFPGVLALFLHTTGSLAKLFAEAVEAIEPGPVEGVRSTGATKLQEIYFGVIPQVLPLWISYSLYRFESNVRSATVVGMVGAGGIGVLLWESIRGFSFPETSAIILMIIVTVSLIDVLSQYLRKKFI from the coding sequence ATGGATGCATTGACTTTGAATTCTGCCCCAAATCGCTTTAAAAAATGGTTTAACTTGCTGTTAACGGGCTTGGTTTTGGCGGTGTTGACGCTGTCCTGGCAGGGCAGCGAAATGGCCCCGCTGAAGCTGATCACCGACGCCGACAATATGTGGGTGATGGTGGGCGATTTTTTCCCGCCCGATTTCACCCACTGGCGTGAATACCTAGACGAAATCGTGGTGACCTTATACATCGCCATTTGGGGCACCTTATTAGGAATTGTGTTTGCCGTGCCGCTAGGCCTCTTGTGTGCGGCCAATATGGCGCCGATCTGGGTGCAGCAAATCGTGCGTCGCCTCATGGACGCCACCCGTTCGATCAACGAAATGGTGTTTGCGATGATTTTTGTGGCGGCTGTAGGCCTAGGGCCGTTCCCTGGTGTGTTGGCTCTGTTTTTACACACTACGGGCTCTTTGGCCAAGCTGTTTGCCGAAGCGGTAGAGGCGATTGAGCCGGGGCCAGTGGAAGGGGTGCGCTCGACTGGTGCGACCAAGCTACAAGAGATTTATTTTGGGGTGATTCCTCAAGTCTTGCCCCTGTGGATTTCCTACTCGCTGTATCGGTTTGAATCCAACGTGCGTTCGGCCACTGTGGTGGGCATGGTTGGCGCGGGCGGCATTGGCGTGCTGTTGTGGGAGAGCATACGTGGCTTTAGCTTCCCTGAAACCTCGGCCATTATTTTGATGATTATTGTGACGGTTTCTTTAATCGACGTCCTGTCACAGTATTTACGTAAAAAATTCATTTAA